In the Engystomops pustulosus chromosome 2, aEngPut4.maternal, whole genome shotgun sequence genome, one interval contains:
- the LOC140117190 gene encoding histone H1A-like translates to MAETAPAAAAPPAAEPAAKAKKQPKKAAAAKKSAKKPSGPSVSELIIKAVSASKERSGVSLAALKKALAAGGYDVDKNNGRLKLAIKAQVTKGTLLQVKGSGASGSFKLNKKQLDTKDKAAKKKPAAAKPKKPAAASAKKAPKSPKKPKKAPSAAKSPKKAKKPAAAAAKSPKKAAKKPKAAPKPKKVTKSPAKKAAKPKAAAAKSPAKKKAATKAKKPAAKK, encoded by the coding sequence ATGGCAGAAACCGCGCCCGCCGCCGCAGCTCCCCCTGCCGCCGAACCGGCCGCCAAGGCCAAGAAGCAGCCCAAGAAGGCCGCTGCCGCCAAGAAGAGCGCCAAGAAGCCCTCCGGCCCCAGCGTCTCCGAGCTCATCATCAAAGCCGTGTCCGCCTCCAAGGAGCGCAGCGGGGTGTCCCTGGCCGCCCTCAAGAAGGCCCTGGCTGCCGGCGGCTACGACGTCGACAAGAACAACGGCCGCCTCAAGCTGGCCATCAAGGCGCAGGTCACCAAGGGCACCCTGCTCCAGGTCAAAGGCAGCGGCGCCTCCGGCTCCTTCAAGCTCAACAAGAAGCAGCTCGACACCAAGGACAAGGCGGCCAAGAAGAAGCCCGCAGCGGCCAAGCCCAAGAAGCCGGCCGCCGCCAGCGCCAAGAAAGCGCCCAAGTCTCCTAAGAAGCCCAAGAAGGCTCCCAGCGCCGCCAAGAGCCCCAAAAAGGCCAAGAAGCCTGCAGCAGCGGCGGCCAAGAGCCCCAAGAAAGCGGCCAAGAAGCCCAAGGCCGCCCCGAAGCCCAAGAAAGTCAccaagagcccggctaagaaggcggccaagcccaaagctgctgccgccaagagcccggctaagaagAAGGCCGCTACTAAAGCCAAGAAGCCCGCGGCCAAGAAGTAA
- the LOC140117192 gene encoding histone H3 — MARTKQTARKSTGGKAPRKQLATKAARKSAPATGGVKKPHRYRPGTVALREIRRYQKSTELLIRKLPFQRLVREIAQDFKTDLRFQSSAVMALQEASEAYLVGLFEDTNLCAIHAKRVTIMPKDIQLARRIRGERA, encoded by the coding sequence ATGGCCAGAACCAAGCAGACCGCCCGCAAGTCCACCGGAGGCAAAGCGCCCCGCAAGCAGCTGGCTACCAAGGCCGCCAGGAAGAGCGCGCCCGCCACCGGCGGAGTCAAGAAGCCTCACCGCTACCGCCCCGGCACCGTGGCTCTCCGCGAGATCCGCCGTTACCAGAAGTCCACCGAGCTGCTCATCAGGAAGCTGCCCTTCCAGCGCCTGGTCAGAGAGATCGCTCAGGACTTCAAGACCGACCTGCGCTTCCAGAGCTCTGCAGTCATGGCGCTGCAGGAGGCCAGCGAGGCCTATCTGGTCGGCCTCTTCGAGGACACTAACCTGTGCGCCATCCACGCCAAGAGAGTCACCATCATGCCCAAAGACATCCAGCTGGCCCGCAGGATCCGCGGCGAGAGGGCCTAA